In Mangifera indica cultivar Alphonso chromosome 1, CATAS_Mindica_2.1, whole genome shotgun sequence, a single genomic region encodes these proteins:
- the LOC123208684 gene encoding E3 ubiquitin-protein ligase UPL4 isoform X1: MGNRGQKRMEMAVDLPEDKRACSSLDFRPSTSNSSVQTHLNSTNSTPETHHNDMDTSSSASASSRSEEEPEKDSGYGSCDSDDGDPRHSGLREFQRRRSSGDIGKLRNILGNLSDEGDPSKQIVALTELCEVLSFGTEDSLSSMMADSLSPVLVKLARHESNPEIMLLAVRAITYLCDVFPRSSSVLVRHDAVPALCQRLMAIDYLDVAEQCLQALEKISQDQSHACLQAGAIMAVLTYIDFFATSVQRVALSTVVNICKKLPSDCPSTLVDAVPILCNLLQYEDRQLVESVAICLIKISAQLSQSTEMLDKLCKHGLIHQATHLINSNSRTTLSQPVYNGLIGLLVKVSSGSLVAFRTLYELNISSILKDLLSTYDLLHGMSSPRVVDGRPNQVHEVLKLLNELLPTSAGDQCTQLVLDKQSYLVYHSDLLQKFGMDILPMLVQVVNSGANIYVCYGCLSVIHKIVYLSKSDMLVELLKSANMPRFLAGVFTRKDHHVLILALEIAEMVLQKLSDTFLNSFVKEGGLFAINALLMPEKCSQLFPVFSGTQLWSSSSQRSSGREVLRCLCYAFDTGQSSTASGSGTCRHNKDSVHDLAQKIRTTYFSQGSEEGLTDILQKLKTISAALSDLMNMPASNDSPAQNEEKFYCILHEIMEMLNGTEPVSTFEFIESGIVKSLMNYLSNGLYNVELHGAYHNLSVVERRFVVLARLFLSPSNIISEDFPVSVLIQKLQSALSSLENFPVILSHSFRQRNSFATVPYGRCIAHPCLKVRFVKGDGETGLSDFSEDLVTVDPFYSLDVIEGYLWPKVSVKGSKDVELEDRAIDQTKSESLCLPSDAKSIQGESSGPMENESMCTDLPPVKHDTMLVEMQEDEANVLVLASEQAVSLKQSSPAETSFSQESCVDCNNDRACKLLFYIEGKKLDRTLTLYQAILQQQIKSDDEFISGTKLWSQVHTITYRRAVESLRDDPQNCLHLGQKFTLLDGVKEHMEFASLFSSMFSCKLASDLDKSSPIYDILYLLKSLEVVNRFTYHLMSHERISAFTEGRLDNLDDLKVGVRLLHQNEFVSTKLTEKLEQQMRDSSTVSIGGMPSWCNQLMASCPFLFSFEAKCKYFQLAAFGPRQVQPHPPYNNSVVPSERRQAAGGLPRKKFSVCRKQILDSAAQMMDQYANHKTLLEVEYDDEVGTGLGPTLEFYTLVSHEFQKSGLAMWRDDHSSLATRNSLQVEDFEIVKSPFGLFPRPWSSAVDTLDVIQFSDVLRKFVLLGQVVAKALQDGRVLDLPFSRAFYKLILGKELSLYDIQSFDPELGSTLLEFQAFVNRKKYSESISGENATSDLDSCFRGTRVEDLYLDFTLPGYPEYVLASEADKKMVNKTNLGDYAALVVDATIGSGISRQFEAFKSGFCQVFPLEHLQIFTEEELERLLCGERDFLAFNEVLDHIKFDHGYTASSPPVVNLLEIIKEFDYKQRRAFLQFVTGAPRLPPGGLASLNPKLTIVRKHCGNSADAGLPSVMTCANYLKLPPYSSKVIFLTSLALIQFFFIFFLSFFFWGGKEVVSLQERMKEKLLYAITEGQGSFHLS, translated from the exons ATGGGAAATCGCGGACAAAAACGCATGGAAATGGCTGTTGATTTACCTGAGGATAAGAGAGCTTGTAGCTCATTGGACTTTAGGCCAAGTACATCAAACTCATCTGTTCAAACCCACCTGAATTCCACAAACTCCACACCTGAAACCCACCATAACGATATGGATACTTCATCTTCTGCTTCAGCTTCAAGCCGATCAGAGGAAGAACCTGAAAAGGATTCAGGTTATGGTTCGTGTGACTCTGATGATGGAGACCCCAGACATAGCGGTCTTAGAGAGTTCCAGAGGAGGAGATCATCTGGTGATATTGGAAAATTGAGGAATATTTTAGGGAATTTGAGTGATGAGGGTGATCCTTCTAAGCAAATAGTTGCACTTACAGAGTTATGTGAAGTGTTGTCATTTGGGACCGAGGATTCACTTTCTAGCATGATGGCAGACTCCTTATCACCAGTTCTTGTAAAGCTGGCAAGGCATGAGAGTAATCCAGAAATAATGTTGTTAGCTGTTAGGGCTATAACATATTTATGTGATGTGTTTCCTCGATCATCAAGTGTGCTAGTTAGACATGATGCGGTTCCTGCCCTTTGTCAAAGATTAATGGCTATTGACTACTTAGATGTAGCCGAACAG TGTTTGCAAGCATTGGAGAAAATTTCTCAGGATCAATCACATGCCTGCTTACAGGCTGGGGCTATTATGGCTGTTTTAACTTATATTGATTTCTTTGCTACAAGTGTACAG AGAGTAGCACTGTCCACCGTGGTGAACATATGCAAGAAACTTCCCTCGGATTGCCCTTCAACCTTAGTGGATGCTGTTCCCATATTGTGCAATCTTCTCCAGTATGAGGATCGACAG CTGGTTGAAAGTGTAGCAATATGCTTGATAAAAATATCAGCACAATTAAGTCAGTCCACTGAGATGCTTGACAAACTTTGCAAGCACGGATTGATTCATCAAGCCACACATCTTATAAACTCGAATAGTCGAACTACTCTATCCCAGCCAGTTTACAAT GGCTTGATTGGGTTGCTTGTCAAAGTGTCTTCTGGTTCACTTGTAGCTTTCAGAACTTTATATGAGCTTAATATAAGCAGCATATTGAAGGATTTATTATCAACTTATGACCTCTTGCATGGAATGTCTTCTCCACGTGTGGTTGATGGCCGCCCCAATCAG GTACATGAGGTTCTGAAGTTGTTGAATGAGCTTCTCCCTACCTCAGCTGGAGATCAATGTACTCAGCTGGTGTTGGATAAGCAAAGTTATTTAGTTTATCACTCTGATCTTCTACAAAAGTTTGGGATGGATATACTTCCCATGTTGGTCCAG GTGGTTAACTCTGGTGCCAATATATATGTTTGCTATGGCTGCCTATCTGTTATCCACAAGATTGTTTATTTGAGCAAATCTGACATGCTTGTTGAATTGCTTAAGAGTGCCAACATGCCAAG GTTTTTGGCTGGAGTGTTTACCCGAAAGGATCACCATGTGCTCATACTGGCTTTGGAGATTGCTGAGATGGTCCTGCAGAAGCTTTCTGATACTTTCTTGAACTCTTTTGTGAAGGAGGGTGGCCTTTTTGCCATTAATGCACTGTTGATGCCTGAAAAATGTTCACAGTTGTTTCCTGTGTTTAGTGGCACCCAGCTTTGGTCTAGCTCAAGCCAAAGGTCTTCTGGAAGGGAGGTTCTGAGGTGCTTATGTTATGCTTTTGATACTGGTCAGTCTTCTACTGCTTCAGGCTCAGGAACTTGCAGGCATAATAAAGATTCTGTTCATGATCTTGCACAGAAGATTAGAACCACATACTTCTCTCAAGGGTCTGAGGAAGGACTGACGGATATTCTTCAAAAACTCAAAACCATCTCTGCTGCTTTAAGTGATTTGATGAACATGCCTGCTAGTAATGATTCTCCTGCTcaaaatgaagagaaattttattgtatattgcATGAAATAATGGAAATGCTTAACGGAACTGAACCTGTTTCTACTTTTGAGTTCATTGAAAGTGGAATTGTGAAATCATTGATGAATTACCTATCTAATGGACTATATAACGTGGAACTTCATGGTGCATATCATAATTTATCTGTTGTGGAAAGACGATTTGTGGTGCTTGCAAGACTGTTTTTATCTCCTTCGAATATTATTTCGGAGGACTTCCCTGTGTCAGTGTTGATACAGAAATTACAAAGTGCTCTGTCTTCTTTGGAAAATTTCCCTGTGATTTTGAGCCATTCATTTAGGCAGAGAAATTCATTTGCTACTGTTCCATACGGACGGTGCATAGCACATCCATGTCTAAAAGTTCGTTTTGTGAAAGGAGATGGGGAGACAGGTTTAAGTGATTTCTCTGAAGATCTTGTGACTGTTGATCCTTTCTATTCTTTGGATGTTATTGAAGGATATTTGTGGCCTAAAGTTAGTGTGAAAGGATCCAAAGATGTAGAACTAGAGGACAGAGCCATAGATCAAACAAAGAGTGAGTCTCTTTGTTTACCTTCAGATGCAAAGTCTATCCAAGGGGAAAGTTCAGGGCCCATGGAGAATGAAAGTATGTGCACTGATTTACCTCCTGTCAAGCATGATACAATGTTGGTTGAGATGCAG GAAGATGAGGCAAATGTATTAGTGTTGGCTTCTGAACAAGCAGTGTCTTTAAAGCAATCAAGTCCAGCTGAAACATCATTTTCACAGGAAAGTTGTGTT GATTGTAACAATGATCGTGCATGTAAACTTCTGTTTTACATAGAGGGAAAAAAGCTAGACAGAACATTGACACTATATCAGGCAATTCTTCAGCAGCAAATAAAATCAGATGATGAATTTATTTCTGGGACTAAATTGTGGAGTCAAGTACACACAATAACTTATAGAAGAGCTGTGGAATCTCTGCGTGATGATCCCCAAAATTGTCTTCATTTAGGTCAAAAGTTTACATTATTGGATGGGGTTAAGGAACATATGGAGTTTGCTTCATTATTCTCGAGCATGTTTTCTTGTAAACTAGCTTCTGATTTGGACAAGTCGAGTCCCATTTATGATATATTGTATTTGCTTAAAAGTTTGGAAGTGGTGAACAGGTTTACATACCATTTGATGTCTCATGAACGAATATCAGCATTTACTGAAGGTAGATTGGATAACTTGGATGATCTGAAGGTAGGAGTTCGTTTACTGCATCAGAATGAGTTTGTGAGTACTAAGTTGACAGAAAAACTAGAGCAACAGATGCGTGATTCTTCAACCGTTTCAATTGGTGGTATGCCTTCATGGTGTAATCAATTGATGGCTTCTTGCCCATTCTTGTTTAGTTTTGAGGCAAAATGTAAGTACTTCCAATTGGCTGCATTTGGTCCAAGGCAAGTTCAGCCTCATCCACCATATAATAACTCAGTTGTACCAAGTGAAAGGCGACAAGCTGCCGGTGGCTTGCCTCGTAAGAAGTTTTCAGTGTGCCGGAAGCAGATTCTGGACTCTGCTGCACAAATGATGGATCAGTATGCAAACCATAAAACTCTTCTTGAAGTGGAATATGATGATGAAGTTGGTACTGGCCTTGGTCCAACTTTGGAGTTCTATACCCTTGTCAGTCATGAGTTTCAGAAATCTGGCCTGGCCATGTGGAGAGATGATCATAGCTCATTAGCTACCAGGAATAGCTTGCAGGTTGAGGATTTTGAAATAGTGAAATCTCCTTTTGGTCTTTTTCCCCGTCCATGGTCATCTGCGGTGGATACATTGGATGTGATACAATTCTCTGATGTATTAAGAAAGTTTGTTCTTTTGGGTCAAGTAGTAGCAAAGGCTCTTCAAGATGGACGGGTGTTGGATCTGCCTTTCTCTAGAGCCTTTTATAAGCTTATTCTTGGGAAG GAACTTAGTTTGTATGACATCCAATCATTTGATCCTGAGCTTGGCAGCACACTACTGGAGTTTCAGGCTTTTGTTAATAGGAAAAAATATTCAGAATCAATTTCTGGAGAAAATGCAACATCTGATCTTGATTCATGCTTCCGGGGTACCAGGGTTGAGGATCTTTATCTTGATTTTACTCTTCCTGGGTACCCTGAATATGTCCTTGCTTCTGAGGCTGATAAGAAAATG GTAAATAAGACTAACTTGGGGGATTATGCAGCACTGGTTGTGGATGCTACCATAGGCTCTGGAATATCCAGACAATTTGAAGCTTTTAAATCTGGTTTTTGCCAA gTTTTCCCACTTGAACATCTTCAGATTTTCACAGAAGAGGAACTTGAGCGTTTACTCTGTGGAGAACGTGACTTCTTGGCT TTTAATGAGGTTTTGGATCATATCAAGTTTGATCATGGGTACACAGCTAGCAGTCCTCCTGTTGTTAAT TTATTGGAAATTATAAAAGAGTTTGATTATAAACAACGACGAGCATTTCTCCAGTTTGTGACTGGGGCTCCTCGACTTCCTCCTGGAGGGTTGGCTTCTCTCAATCCGAAATTGACAATAGTCCGAAAG CACTGTGGTAACTCTGCGGATGCAGGCTTACCCAGCGTGATGACTTGCGCCAATTACCTTAAGTTGCCACCTTACTCCTCAAAAGTGATATTTCTTACCTCTCTAgcattaattcaatttttcttcattttttttctctctttttttttttgggggggtaAAGAAGTTGTTTCTTTACAGGAGAGGATGAAAGAGAAACTCTTGTATGCCATAACGGAAGGACAAGGATCATTCCACCTTTCATAG
- the LOC123208684 gene encoding E3 ubiquitin-protein ligase UPL4 isoform X2, whose translation MGNRGQKRMEMAVDLPEDKRACSSLDFRPSTSNSSVQTHLNSTNSTPETHHNDMDTSSSASASSRSEEEPEKDSGYGSCDSDDGDPRHSGLREFQRRRSSGDIGKLRNILGNLSDEGDPSKQIVALTELCEVLSFGTEDSLSSMMADSLSPVLVKLARHESNPEIMLLAVRAITYLCDVFPRSSSVLVRHDAVPALCQRLMAIDYLDVAEQCLQALEKISQDQSHACLQAGAIMAVLTYIDFFATSVQRVALSTVVNICKKLPSDCPSTLVDAVPILCNLLQYEDRQLVESVAICLIKISAQLSQSTEMLDKLCKHGLIHQATHLINSNSRTTLSQPVYNGLIGLLVKVSSGSLVAFRTLYELNISSILKDLLSTYDLLHGMSSPRVVDGRPNQVHEVLKLLNELLPTSAGDQCTQLVLDKQSYLVYHSDLLQKFGMDILPMLVQVVNSGANIYVCYGCLSVIHKIVYLSKSDMLVELLKSANMPRFLAGVFTRKDHHVLILALEIAEMVLQKLSDTFLNSFVKEGGLFAINALLMPEKCSQLFPVFSGTQLWSSSSQRSSGREVLRCLCYAFDTGQSSTASGSGTCRHNKDSVHDLAQKIRTTYFSQGSEEGLTDILQKLKTISAALSDLMNMPASNDSPAQNEEKFYCILHEIMEMLNGTEPVSTFEFIESGIVKSLMNYLSNGLYNVELHGAYHNLSVVERRFVVLARLFLSPSNIISEDFPVSVLIQKLQSALSSLENFPVILSHSFRQRNSFATVPYGRCIAHPCLKVRFVKGDGETGLSDFSEDLVTVDPFYSLDVIEGYLWPKVSVKGSKDVELEDRAIDQTKSESLCLPSDAKSIQGESSGPMENESMCTDLPPVKHDTMLVEMQEDEANVLVLASEQAVSLKQSSPAETSFSQESCVDCNNDRACKLLFYIEGKKLDRTLTLYQAILQQQIKSDDEFISGTKLWSQVHTITYRRAVESLRDDPQNCLHLGQKFTLLDGVKEHMEFASLFSSMFSCKLASDLDKSSPIYDILYLLKSLEVVNRFTYHLMSHERISAFTEGRLDNLDDLKVGVRLLHQNEFVSTKLTEKLEQQMRDSSTVSIGGMPSWCNQLMASCPFLFSFEAKCKYFQLAAFGPRQVQPHPPYNNSVVPSERRQAAGGLPRKKFSVCRKQILDSAAQMMDQYANHKTLLEVEYDDEVGTGLGPTLEFYTLVSHEFQKSGLAMWRDDHSSLATRNSLQVEDFEIVKSPFGLFPRPWSSAVDTLDVIQFSDVLRKFVLLGQVVAKALQDGRVLDLPFSRAFYKLILGKELSLYDIQSFDPELGSTLLEFQAFVNRKKYSESISGENATSDLDSCFRGTRVEDLYLDFTLPGYPEYVLASEADKKMVNKTNLGDYAALVVDATIGSGISRQFEAFKSGFCQVFPLEHLQIFTEEELERLLCGERDFLAFNEVLDHIKFDHGYTASSPPVVNLLEIIKEFDYKQRRAFLQFVTGAPRLPPGGLASLNPKLTIVRKHCGNSADAGLPSVMTCANYLKLPPYSSKERMKEKLLYAITEGQGSFHLS comes from the exons ATGGGAAATCGCGGACAAAAACGCATGGAAATGGCTGTTGATTTACCTGAGGATAAGAGAGCTTGTAGCTCATTGGACTTTAGGCCAAGTACATCAAACTCATCTGTTCAAACCCACCTGAATTCCACAAACTCCACACCTGAAACCCACCATAACGATATGGATACTTCATCTTCTGCTTCAGCTTCAAGCCGATCAGAGGAAGAACCTGAAAAGGATTCAGGTTATGGTTCGTGTGACTCTGATGATGGAGACCCCAGACATAGCGGTCTTAGAGAGTTCCAGAGGAGGAGATCATCTGGTGATATTGGAAAATTGAGGAATATTTTAGGGAATTTGAGTGATGAGGGTGATCCTTCTAAGCAAATAGTTGCACTTACAGAGTTATGTGAAGTGTTGTCATTTGGGACCGAGGATTCACTTTCTAGCATGATGGCAGACTCCTTATCACCAGTTCTTGTAAAGCTGGCAAGGCATGAGAGTAATCCAGAAATAATGTTGTTAGCTGTTAGGGCTATAACATATTTATGTGATGTGTTTCCTCGATCATCAAGTGTGCTAGTTAGACATGATGCGGTTCCTGCCCTTTGTCAAAGATTAATGGCTATTGACTACTTAGATGTAGCCGAACAG TGTTTGCAAGCATTGGAGAAAATTTCTCAGGATCAATCACATGCCTGCTTACAGGCTGGGGCTATTATGGCTGTTTTAACTTATATTGATTTCTTTGCTACAAGTGTACAG AGAGTAGCACTGTCCACCGTGGTGAACATATGCAAGAAACTTCCCTCGGATTGCCCTTCAACCTTAGTGGATGCTGTTCCCATATTGTGCAATCTTCTCCAGTATGAGGATCGACAG CTGGTTGAAAGTGTAGCAATATGCTTGATAAAAATATCAGCACAATTAAGTCAGTCCACTGAGATGCTTGACAAACTTTGCAAGCACGGATTGATTCATCAAGCCACACATCTTATAAACTCGAATAGTCGAACTACTCTATCCCAGCCAGTTTACAAT GGCTTGATTGGGTTGCTTGTCAAAGTGTCTTCTGGTTCACTTGTAGCTTTCAGAACTTTATATGAGCTTAATATAAGCAGCATATTGAAGGATTTATTATCAACTTATGACCTCTTGCATGGAATGTCTTCTCCACGTGTGGTTGATGGCCGCCCCAATCAG GTACATGAGGTTCTGAAGTTGTTGAATGAGCTTCTCCCTACCTCAGCTGGAGATCAATGTACTCAGCTGGTGTTGGATAAGCAAAGTTATTTAGTTTATCACTCTGATCTTCTACAAAAGTTTGGGATGGATATACTTCCCATGTTGGTCCAG GTGGTTAACTCTGGTGCCAATATATATGTTTGCTATGGCTGCCTATCTGTTATCCACAAGATTGTTTATTTGAGCAAATCTGACATGCTTGTTGAATTGCTTAAGAGTGCCAACATGCCAAG GTTTTTGGCTGGAGTGTTTACCCGAAAGGATCACCATGTGCTCATACTGGCTTTGGAGATTGCTGAGATGGTCCTGCAGAAGCTTTCTGATACTTTCTTGAACTCTTTTGTGAAGGAGGGTGGCCTTTTTGCCATTAATGCACTGTTGATGCCTGAAAAATGTTCACAGTTGTTTCCTGTGTTTAGTGGCACCCAGCTTTGGTCTAGCTCAAGCCAAAGGTCTTCTGGAAGGGAGGTTCTGAGGTGCTTATGTTATGCTTTTGATACTGGTCAGTCTTCTACTGCTTCAGGCTCAGGAACTTGCAGGCATAATAAAGATTCTGTTCATGATCTTGCACAGAAGATTAGAACCACATACTTCTCTCAAGGGTCTGAGGAAGGACTGACGGATATTCTTCAAAAACTCAAAACCATCTCTGCTGCTTTAAGTGATTTGATGAACATGCCTGCTAGTAATGATTCTCCTGCTcaaaatgaagagaaattttattgtatattgcATGAAATAATGGAAATGCTTAACGGAACTGAACCTGTTTCTACTTTTGAGTTCATTGAAAGTGGAATTGTGAAATCATTGATGAATTACCTATCTAATGGACTATATAACGTGGAACTTCATGGTGCATATCATAATTTATCTGTTGTGGAAAGACGATTTGTGGTGCTTGCAAGACTGTTTTTATCTCCTTCGAATATTATTTCGGAGGACTTCCCTGTGTCAGTGTTGATACAGAAATTACAAAGTGCTCTGTCTTCTTTGGAAAATTTCCCTGTGATTTTGAGCCATTCATTTAGGCAGAGAAATTCATTTGCTACTGTTCCATACGGACGGTGCATAGCACATCCATGTCTAAAAGTTCGTTTTGTGAAAGGAGATGGGGAGACAGGTTTAAGTGATTTCTCTGAAGATCTTGTGACTGTTGATCCTTTCTATTCTTTGGATGTTATTGAAGGATATTTGTGGCCTAAAGTTAGTGTGAAAGGATCCAAAGATGTAGAACTAGAGGACAGAGCCATAGATCAAACAAAGAGTGAGTCTCTTTGTTTACCTTCAGATGCAAAGTCTATCCAAGGGGAAAGTTCAGGGCCCATGGAGAATGAAAGTATGTGCACTGATTTACCTCCTGTCAAGCATGATACAATGTTGGTTGAGATGCAG GAAGATGAGGCAAATGTATTAGTGTTGGCTTCTGAACAAGCAGTGTCTTTAAAGCAATCAAGTCCAGCTGAAACATCATTTTCACAGGAAAGTTGTGTT GATTGTAACAATGATCGTGCATGTAAACTTCTGTTTTACATAGAGGGAAAAAAGCTAGACAGAACATTGACACTATATCAGGCAATTCTTCAGCAGCAAATAAAATCAGATGATGAATTTATTTCTGGGACTAAATTGTGGAGTCAAGTACACACAATAACTTATAGAAGAGCTGTGGAATCTCTGCGTGATGATCCCCAAAATTGTCTTCATTTAGGTCAAAAGTTTACATTATTGGATGGGGTTAAGGAACATATGGAGTTTGCTTCATTATTCTCGAGCATGTTTTCTTGTAAACTAGCTTCTGATTTGGACAAGTCGAGTCCCATTTATGATATATTGTATTTGCTTAAAAGTTTGGAAGTGGTGAACAGGTTTACATACCATTTGATGTCTCATGAACGAATATCAGCATTTACTGAAGGTAGATTGGATAACTTGGATGATCTGAAGGTAGGAGTTCGTTTACTGCATCAGAATGAGTTTGTGAGTACTAAGTTGACAGAAAAACTAGAGCAACAGATGCGTGATTCTTCAACCGTTTCAATTGGTGGTATGCCTTCATGGTGTAATCAATTGATGGCTTCTTGCCCATTCTTGTTTAGTTTTGAGGCAAAATGTAAGTACTTCCAATTGGCTGCATTTGGTCCAAGGCAAGTTCAGCCTCATCCACCATATAATAACTCAGTTGTACCAAGTGAAAGGCGACAAGCTGCCGGTGGCTTGCCTCGTAAGAAGTTTTCAGTGTGCCGGAAGCAGATTCTGGACTCTGCTGCACAAATGATGGATCAGTATGCAAACCATAAAACTCTTCTTGAAGTGGAATATGATGATGAAGTTGGTACTGGCCTTGGTCCAACTTTGGAGTTCTATACCCTTGTCAGTCATGAGTTTCAGAAATCTGGCCTGGCCATGTGGAGAGATGATCATAGCTCATTAGCTACCAGGAATAGCTTGCAGGTTGAGGATTTTGAAATAGTGAAATCTCCTTTTGGTCTTTTTCCCCGTCCATGGTCATCTGCGGTGGATACATTGGATGTGATACAATTCTCTGATGTATTAAGAAAGTTTGTTCTTTTGGGTCAAGTAGTAGCAAAGGCTCTTCAAGATGGACGGGTGTTGGATCTGCCTTTCTCTAGAGCCTTTTATAAGCTTATTCTTGGGAAG GAACTTAGTTTGTATGACATCCAATCATTTGATCCTGAGCTTGGCAGCACACTACTGGAGTTTCAGGCTTTTGTTAATAGGAAAAAATATTCAGAATCAATTTCTGGAGAAAATGCAACATCTGATCTTGATTCATGCTTCCGGGGTACCAGGGTTGAGGATCTTTATCTTGATTTTACTCTTCCTGGGTACCCTGAATATGTCCTTGCTTCTGAGGCTGATAAGAAAATG GTAAATAAGACTAACTTGGGGGATTATGCAGCACTGGTTGTGGATGCTACCATAGGCTCTGGAATATCCAGACAATTTGAAGCTTTTAAATCTGGTTTTTGCCAA gTTTTCCCACTTGAACATCTTCAGATTTTCACAGAAGAGGAACTTGAGCGTTTACTCTGTGGAGAACGTGACTTCTTGGCT TTTAATGAGGTTTTGGATCATATCAAGTTTGATCATGGGTACACAGCTAGCAGTCCTCCTGTTGTTAAT TTATTGGAAATTATAAAAGAGTTTGATTATAAACAACGACGAGCATTTCTCCAGTTTGTGACTGGGGCTCCTCGACTTCCTCCTGGAGGGTTGGCTTCTCTCAATCCGAAATTGACAATAGTCCGAAAG CACTGTGGTAACTCTGCGGATGCAGGCTTACCCAGCGTGATGACTTGCGCCAATTACCTTAAGTTGCCACCTTACTCCTCAAAA GAGAGGATGAAAGAGAAACTCTTGTATGCCATAACGGAAGGACAAGGATCATTCCACCTTTCATAG